The Bubalus bubalis isolate 160015118507 breed Murrah chromosome 2, NDDB_SH_1, whole genome shotgun sequence genome includes the window aaaatagggaATACCAGTATCTCTGACAAGGGGAGCCCTTCCTGAGAAAGTGGCAGTGGAGGGGACACCATGCAGATGTCTTCCCGTGAACATCATGATGTCTTCACGTGAACATCGCATGCAATCCCTAGAGGGCACTAGAGGGCAGGTCCTATTATACTTCCcgttttataggtgaggaaaccagAGCACAGAGTTTAGTAACTGGCTGAAAGTCACATAGCCAGTAAGCATGTGGAAGTTTGCTGCTAAAGCCTGTGCTTCAAGAGTCAGTCAtggaagccttcctggaggagtTCATATTTTCCCAGCTCTTTGATGGTTTCTCACATTGAACCAGAACTGTTTCAACAACCATCCCCCCAGGAAAACAGCTCAGAAAGATCAAGAAATTTGCCCAGAGTCACAGTCCACGAGAGCCAGAAATTCAGAGCTGGGTGTATCAAAGGTGTCTTAGGTTTGGCAGAGTCCCTGGGGGAGGGCCGGTGCCTGACGACCTCCTGGGGGCCTCAGGTGGCCCCCACTATGAGCCTGCAGGTGATTGGCCCCCCCAGCACAGGCTCCAAGGTGGTGCTGTGGGCTGAGAGCCGCCTGCCCCGCCAGACATGGAGCATCAGTGAGTTGGGCCACATCTGCAGCCAGATGTTTGAAGGTCGGATCCTAGATGTGAAGGGTAAGTTGGGCATGTGTGTGGGAGAAGGCCCCTGAGGGCAGTGGAGTCCCTATCTTTTTGTGACCATCTCCCCGTCTCTTACCCCATCCCCCGCAGGTGGCCGGGGCTACGACCGGGACCATGCAGTGCTGTGGGAGCTGGCCAAGGACAGGGCGTCCCAGATCTGGACTGTCCATGTGCTTTGaagcctccctgccaccccccagCCCTGGAGGCTCTCCCTGGGATGACATGTTTTTATAGGGTTTTTTGTTGTAACATAAACTGTTTTATACTATGCTCCCAGGTATCCTTGATGCTGCACCTTgatatttggggtgggggggtggcgggAGTGAGGTTTTATTCACCTGCCTTCTGACTTGCCTAAGGCTCAGGTGGGCttgcttcttccctccttcctgttcTGGCGTTCAGATGCAAGGCCTCCCTCTGCCACCAGAGGGAGCCCTGGGACCAGACTGACTGCCAAGTGTGATCTTgtcgctgcccccacccccccgccctcCAAATAATGTGTTCCGGGAACATGGGCTTTGGGAGCACAAACATAAACCAAGCCTTGGTCCCTGCGCTCAGGCAACTCACAGTCGAGTGGAGGAGTCCAACGGGTAGGGTGATACATTCAGTGACAGGCTAAGAAAGGAAGTGGAGGCGTGCACAGGGGAGGACCATTTAGAAACCATTTAGAGGCACAAGGCATGAACACTGCCCTGAGGAGGGAATCCTCACCCGCCATGTGGAGGATGAGGAGTCAGCCAGGCTAGAGGATGGCAGAGGGATGCAAACAAATTCAGGGGTGGAAACCTGGAAGTCCAGTGTGATGGGGGCAGTGTGGGCCGGGCGAGAGAGGCAAGTGGGAGCCACACCCCAGAGGGCCTCGCTCACCAAGGCTCCTCTCAATTTCTCCCAACCCTGGTCTCAGGCCCTAAAGGTTTGATCTCAGTCAGATAAGCCTGGACAGGGGGTCTTGGTCCCTAACCCAGCTCAGAGAGGGCAGGACATAGTCCTTCAATCTAGCAGACACTTGGCCCCTTGGCCGAGGTCCTCCGGGAAGAGGCAGAGATGTGGACTTCTCCAGggtccctttccctctctgttgATCCCAATTCCAAGAGGGGTACGAGTGGTTAGAGCAGCTGTATGTCCTTCCTGCCTTCTAACCCATGGGTAGGTGGGAAAGAGCTGGACAGCAGCCTCTTCACCTTTCTCAGTCCCCCGTGGTTGGAGGCGTGACGACAGGAGGCTGGCTGTGAGGGAACCGCTAGAGGTTGGGCGGACAGTTCTCTCTGAATCTGTTGTTCTGAAGAAACtcaggtactggagtgggggactCGCCTCTGCAACTGTGGATGCCGAAGGTCTGGGTGGGGGCGTGTGggtcctcttggacctcccttccTGAACTCCCAGGGACCAGTGACCAAATGCCACTAAAGAGAGGGTGACTACGGCAGGTTCTGGGCTGGGTTCTTTCAAGGGGATCCAAATGGGTAGGGCCCCAGCTTCCAGACTTTGGGGCAGGGAAGGTGGGGTGGGAGCTACCTGGTGCCACCTCTCCTGCTGATGGGGACACAGGCAGCCCCTGGGTGCTGGCTCTTCGGGTCTGGTGATGTCCAGTGACCACACGTAGGACCCTGCTCCAAGTACACAACAGCTTTATTGAGCCCCGGCTGGGTGGTGCTTCCTCCTCCATGTCAGAATCTCCCTGTGTCGGCCATGGGCCCCCCTCAAGCTCTGCCCGTCAATTCCTACAAACTGCTCATCTCTAGCATCAGCGCCTCCCAAGGATTGGGGGTGCTTCTCCTGCTAGTGATGATGGCTGCTATCTCGGGGGGCATGGGATGAGGGCTGGGGCATGTCACCTCAGGTGAGGTGGAAGAGCTGGATGAGGGTGTTGGTCAAGAAGAAAAGGATGCTGCCACCGGCCAGGCTGCCGAAGGCTGGGGAGCCACTTCGGGGTTTCTTGGAGGTGCTGATGGTATGATTTCCCAGGACTCCAGTTTGTATCTGCAAGAGAAGTGGGGCAAGCCCGGGGAGGGGTGAGTCTCAGGTGTGTTGTTTAGAGACAGTTCTCCCACCCCCAGACTGCAGCCCCTGGTTCCCTGTCCCAAGGGTCATGACTTCTGCCACGAGGTCCTGTGGGGAGGGCTGGCTGCTTCGGGCCACGACGCAGGCAGGGTCAGAGGCAGTCCCCAGTCTATGTGCCCTGGAACCTTCCTTTCATGTCCACCAGGCCACCCACACCTCCAGTATGCAGGAGATAGGGAAATCTGTGGCCCCAGACCTTGACCTTAATAGCCCAGCCAGGACCttagcctctctgaacctcagtttcctcatctagtgAATGGGAAGAAGAGCCCATCACAGTCGTGGGGGAGGTCACATGAGACTGGGCTGGAGAGAAGGTGCTTGGTAgagtgtgggtgggtgggggtagggagggtGTGGCTTTTTCCCCCAAAGAGATGGCCAGATGGTGATCAGGCTGTTCTCAAAGCCTGATCACCCTGCAACTAAAGCTGCCTTTGATGGAGATTAAGCTGTTTCTGATGGCGACCAAGGTGTCCTTAATGCTTGATCAGGCTGTTCTCGATGGAGAACTCGATGGCTCCCTTCTCTAccgactagcatgtgagatgctgCCAAAGCCACCTCTTGGAATAGCAGTTGATCTTGAGACTCTAGCTGTTTCTGGAATGGGAGATTTCTATCTTCTTAGCATTGCCAAACACTCAGGCTCCTCACCCGGGGTGGGGGTTCCCTGCTACCTCCATCAGGCTCCATTTGAACCTCTCCCTGGCCCCCCTCCCAACAGGACCATTTCCCCAGTTTCCCTGTGGGTTGATGCCATCGTCACTCAGGGCTGTCTTCCCAAGCCTcttcatcctctgttattccACAACACCCCTTGGGGGCTTCAGTATGCTGGCACCCTGTCAGGGTGCCCCAGCCTCAAGTACCAGAGGCAGCAATGCTCAGGGGAAACCCTCCAACAGTCTGACCCTAACCAGAAGAACTGGAAGGCTGGGAGCCAGGCATCTGGAGGCCTTGGTTCCCATGGAAGGAAGGCTGGGTGCCAGGAGCCTGCAGGCCCTCTCCCTGCTGCCAGGCAGgtctgaggagcctggggtggtGCTTCCAGGGACTCCAGGGGGCTGCTCTTACCTGAATCATAATCAGGAGGCTGATggtgaagaggaggaagaggaagcctTTCATTTTGGGAGGCTCTCCGCGGCTCTCTTGGTAGCAGCTTTTGGAGATGAACTCAGGGCTGTCTGCAGGCCTCTTTGGGCTTGGCTGCTTTTGAAGGAGGGTAAAGCAGGGAGGcggggtggagggagaggaaggagggcctctggggtggggtgggtactGCTGCTCTTCTACAGACCTTGGGATTGAGGATGCCAGGCCCCAGCTCCACAGCTCTGGCAGGTGATGGACGGGTTCTGGAGTGGAACTGGGGCACATCCCAGGGGATGGGAGGTGGGCAAACCCAGAGGTAGCTGGGGGGCAGTAAAGAGGGCCCTGGGCTCCGAGTCCTGCAGAGTGGGGATTGAATCTTGGTTTAATCACCTATCAATTCTGGGACCCGGGGCCAGAAACTGTACCTCTCTGAAAGAACTGCCAGAGAATTACAAAAATATAGTATCATTAAAAGGAGATTGGGGCAGGGGATAGGTGCTGAAGGAGGAAAGGCTGGGATAAATCTAGGTTTCAAAGTAAGGTTGTAGACCATTCCAAGATTCAGAAGAAAGGCTTGGGGAGCATGAAAAGTGGGGTATGTAGATTTCTgtgaaaatgaaggtgaaatgtGACAGGAACCCAGGAACCTAGCTTCTAGGTAAGCCCATTTCCTCCGGGCCTCACGTGAGAAGACTGAGGTGGGTTATTTCTGAAGTTTACTAAGACCTAGCATCTTGTGACTTGGATAAAGAAAACAGCAGATGGGTGTCTGTATTAGTCTCAGAGCAATGGGAAGAAGGCTAGTGGAGGACCAGGAGTTAACTAAACTGCAGGGGAAGGGATTTGGGGTGGGGTGCCTGTGAAGTCCCAGCCAGGGGTTGGGGGACAGGGTGAATCACAAAGATGCCAGAACAGTGCTCTATTCTTTATACATCCTCTCACTTTATTCTCTCAGTTGGACTCTGCAGCAGGTTccattattacccccattttccagatgaagaaactgaggcttggatattaagtgacttgcccaaggtaatAAAAGGAGGAGCCAGTTTCAGGTGGGATTGCATCCAGGTCTGCTGAAGCAGCAGCTATGCATGTAACCTCTGGGGCTGTCCTAGAAGTTACTGAGTAAGTCTTCATTCCCTGCTTGGTTCCCTCCTGGAGGACCCAAGGGTTCTTTCTGTAGCCCAGCTTCAGCTTCACTCACTCTCCCTTCTTTAGTCTATTCTGTGTCTCGTTTGCATGCCCGGTAGTAAAAGAAATCCCCCTCTCTCGCTTCCCTGCTCCGGTTTTGGGCCTCGTGTAGCAAGCCTCAGAAAAACTTGAGTGAGCCCTTAGGGCCTCCAGCCCTggctaaaaagaaacaaaggaaaaaaaaaaaaaaaaaaacaaataaaaacctgaAAGTCAGGCTGGTGAAAGCCAGGAAGTGAAAAGGAAGGGGCAGGAATCTTGAGGctcctggggaggggaggtggagagGGAAGGAAGTGGGTGGAGCCCTCCACTACCTGCCACgaaaagtggaagtcgctcagtcgtgtccgaccctgtgacactctttgtgacactatacagtccgtggaattctcccggccagaatactggagtgggtagcctttccctcctccagggtatcttcctaactcagggatcaaacccaagtctcccgcattgtaggcagattctttaccagctgagccacaagtaaGGCCCCAAACTGGAGAATGCGGGCATCGATCCCGCTACCTCTTGCATGCTCAGCGAGCGCGATACTATTTGAGCTAATTCCCCACACTGATAGATAAGCCCGCCTTACCTGTCACAGCCCACCCCCATCAGCTCCTTCACCTGAGGCAGCTCCTGACCCTTAACCTCACCACATTGGCTGCCTTTGGTGCAAGTGGGTGGGTGAGAGTCCATGAGGCAGCAGATGCCAGAAGGGCCCTGGCCCCGGGAGACAAGAGGCCCAGGTTGAAGCCTAAGATTGCCCTGCTGACACCGGCTCCATCCCACTGGGCGGGCGGTTTTCTCCCCTCTTACAAAAGAGGCAGCTAAGACAGGCTAAACCCTGGGTCCTTTCTCCATGCTGCAGATTCATGTGACGATACTTAAATGCCAAGCTCATATCTGCAAAAACATTCTTACAAACGCCAGAAATTTCATTTTCCACATCCTGAGTCTCTGCTGTCGTTTGAGCTTGAGCTGCTAGTGTTTGGGCGATCTGGTGGGTGCTGGAAGGCTTTTTAGAGTTTGGGACTTGTGACTTGGAGGGATGTCTGGAGTCTGTTAGTACCTGGGAGAAGTGGGGCTTCAaacttcctctcctgccctccgAGCAGCTTCATTCTGTCTTAACACCATCTGGATAGACAGAACCCTGGTTGCAAAACTTAAAAGAGCTTAGAGagacccccattttacagatgggaaaattgaggACCCAAGAAGGGCAGATTAATGCAGAGCTAAAGAGAGAACCTAGTCTGTCTCTAGATTTTCCTGCCCTACCATACACCTTCTCCAAACCTGACTTGGGAAATCTCAGTCCATAGCCCCTACCTCCCCCAGGAATCAGGCCTAAACTCCTTAGTGTGACATTCCAAGGCCTTCCTTTCTCCTCAGCCTTCTGTTTTGGGTTCTATGCATATCACACCCTAGCCCACAGCCACACCCATCTTGCATCTCTAGTTGCCCCAGGCTCTTTTACAACCCAAGTTGTTTTCTCTTTAAGGAAAGCCCTTCAGTTGTTTTTATATGATAATATTCCTTCTTCAAGACTTAGatcaagggacttccctcatgATCCAATGGCTTAgaatccacactcccaatgcagggggcttgtgttcaatccctagtcagggaactagatcccacatgccacagttgagagtctgcatgctgcaactaaaaccctgcagttcagttcagtcgctcagtcgtgtccgactctgcaaccccatgggctgcagcacgccaggcctccctgtccatcaccagctcctggagtttactcaaactcatgtccatcgagtcggtgatgccattcaaccatctcatcctctgtcgtccccttctcctcccgccttcaatctttcccagcatcagggtctcttccaatgagtcagttctttgcatcaggtggccaaagtattggagcttcagcttcagcatcagtccttccaatgcatattcaggactgatttcctttaggacccTGCATACCTTAACAAAAATCCAATATCATACGTGCCACGACTAAGACTTGGTGagccaataaataagtaaataaaaataaatattttaaaaaagaagacttaGCTCAGAAGCCCCTTCCTCTGCGAacatttccatttccctgatgctAGAAACTCCTTCAAAGGGAGGGGGTTCCTCAGTATTCCAAGAGCTTCTCCTGTTGGCCACTGCTCTAAAGATTGTGTCTGCTAAGAATATTGTCTAGTAGCTTGACCCAAGACCAGGTTCCTCTAGGTCTTGTCACCTCTCTAACTCAGCACAAGGCAGAATATGGCAGTTAGGTGTCAGGGCCAGCTGAATAATAAGTGAATATAAGGTGATCACACCTTATCTCCAAGCCTTGCATGCCTGTATTCATGCGgcaaataaatgcttattatggGGCAATAGCAGACTAAATATTTGGGAAGTTACCAATGAAGAAAAGAATTAAGGGGAATAAAGATGTGAGCCCTTCACTTGGGGCTGCTTTTCCTCTAAAAGCACTTGCTCCTTCTGGAAGAGACAGTTGAGAAGCTGTGCAGAGCTTTCCACAGATTTCTGGAGCTGGGGGAGGAAACTGCAGTTCAAGACCTGCTAAGGAGGGCCCTGGCAAACTCCCCCGCCCTCCACTAGGCTTGGGTTGGGAGCATGAAAGGTTATACATGAGGAGTACAAATGAACAAGAAACAACAGCCCAACCCCTCATAGAAACTGAAGACAACatgatcaaaaaaacaaacaaaaaataagaggAGCAATAAATAATAGGAACAATTACACAGAAAATCCAGGTAGTGGAATTATCAACCAAGCTTTTAACTAATAATGCTTAGTATAGTCAGATACACAGAAGACAAGACCAAGGACTATAGATTATAGAatagaaccaaatggaaattctataacttaaaaatataataatagaaattaagaacTCAGTGAATAGGTTTAACATCAGATTAGACACAAATGAGGAGAGAATTAGTAAAGTGGAAAATGATAATAGACTATTATAGCCAAATATAGTTAGTTGTTAAGTATCTGCTGTGTGCAGGTACTGGACACACTGGGGCTACAGAAGTGGGGGAAAAAGGGGCATAGCCCCTGATGTTATGGGACTGacatctgggtgtgtgtgtgctcagtcctgtctgactccttgtgactccatggactgtagcccgccaggctcctccgtccatgaaatttcccaggcaagagtactggagtgggttaccatttccttctgcaggggatcttcccgacccagggagtgaactgcatctcctggattggcaggcagactctgccactgagccacctgggaagcccatttgaaaGGAGAAAACATTAACCATGATGGTAATTTAAGACTTCAATAAACGCTATGAAGAAGTCAAAAGGGTagtgtgaaaaaagagaaatgggggGAGGACATATGTAGGTTAGTGTTCAGGGAAGACCACTCAAAGGGAGTGTTTGTGCAGAACAAGAGGGACCTGGGggccttccctgctggtccagtggttaagaatctgcctgccagtgcaggggacaaaggttccatccctggtctgggaagatcccccctgctgtggagcaactaaagcctcgcaccacagctactgagtctgcgggccttagagcctgtgctccacaagagaaggcactgcagtgagaagcccgtgcacctcagtgaagagtagcccccactcacctcaactagagaaagcccatgtgcaggaaggaagacccagtgcaaccaaagaaaaaaggaacctgAGCGTGCAAAACACCTCAGATGGCTCCCCATCCCAGTTTCTCAGTGCTCTTTAATGACTGTGCCCAGCCTAGGGCAGTCCCGCAATGGGCATCTGCACAATAAGTGTTTGAGCTCGGGGACAGAATGGAATAGACCACgggcgggaggggcggggagggggattGCGTCTCACATTACAGTTTGATCTGCTCTACAGCCTTCACCCCCGCAGAGAGAGGGCTGCGCATTCCAAGGGAAACCTCCATCCATTTGTTCACCCGTCCATTTCAGGCCATTTGTTGACACCTACCGTGAGTCAAATAAGACAGACGGGTAAGGATCCCTTCCCTTGAGAAGTTCATAGTCTGCAAGGGAGAcacatactgaaaaaaaaaatcacaaaatggaATAAGGAAAGTTATAATGGCAGCAGGGCTCTTAGACTGTAGATGAAACAATTCTACTTGTGGGGAGTGAGGGTAGTCATGAATGAGGGGACGTTTGAACTAGTTCTTGAAGGATGGAGGGGATTTTTTTCcagggggaaaaggaaaaggaggatgttCTCATTGGCAGGAGAGGCCTGAATGTAGAGATCATGATAGTTTCTGAAACATTGAGAAGGGTGAAGGGCAGGACACATATTTCGATATGAAGGTCCTAAATGTCGACAGGAGCTAGGATGGGCTTGACCCATGGTGCCTGTGATATGGGTGGAGAAGAGGGGGAAGGTAGGAGAGACGACAAGGTTTTTATTGTGAAGGAATGCTTGGACTTACAGGACCTCTTTCTCCCTTAGTCTTTACCTCTCCCTCCTGAGCTGCTAGGAATTGATAAACTCTTTAGTGCCAAAGGGGTCATAACTGATAAGGGTTCTTTGGGAAATGACTTAGCTGCAAAGTGAACTCAGTCTATTCTCAAGAATAGAGGCCTCCAGAACCctcagaccccagggctggggtctACTTCCTCATTCCACAGGTGGGGAGCAGGCCCAGAAAGAGCCTCCCTACTCCCATTCCAGGGCTTTTCCACAACTGTCAGAGGAATGAATATCCACCCCAGGATGGAGCTAAGAGGAGGCCAAGTGGCCCCCAGCCCAGAAAATCCACAGGTAATCCTGGGTGAATTTGGAAGCTGGACAAATTTTCCTCCAATGTCCTTCCAACACTCAAATCTTTTGTGAACCTGGAGACCTTGGAAAGATTTCTAGAACCACCTAAGATGGGAGATAGAAAAATATAAGTCAGAAAACTGTTAGGTGAGCTTAGACTCTTGTTTCACTCTCATAACTTTGTTTTTGGAAAACAGCTTTCTAAAAACAGTAACACAACAATGTTATGAGGAATTGTACACATTTAATTTGCACAATAACCCTACAAGGTAGGTTTGATTAGAATCTCTATTccagatatggaaactgaggctcagtggagTAACTGGAGCAGAGACAGCCAGCTGAGTGACAGAGCCGGGCTTcttgggtggctcagacagtaaagaatttgcctgtgatgcaggagacatgggtttgagccctgggttgggaagatcctctggagaaggaaatggctacctactccagtattcttgcctggaaaatcccatggacagaggatcctgatggggtCCTGTTcatggggggttgggggtgggttgcaaagtgtcagacacgactgaaggcaGTTTTCACTCCACTTCACCTCAAGTGACAGAGCCCAGCCCCATAGACTTATTAAATTATGCTGCCCGTGTTTCCTCAATAGATGACTATGATTATTTTCCAAGTTTCTATGAAGAAAATGTATACTTCTACAATAAGGCTCtgatttctctctttaaaaaattataaactgcCTGCCAGGTTAGagggctcccacctccctcacagGAACTAGATATTTGCTGAGTGTCTGCCTACTGCAGAATCTCAGGCCAGGCTTCCAgccctgggaaggagggaggtaTGTTGTAAACCCCAATGCTTGGATAAACGCCAGCTCACTCCCTAGTCTTGCGGAAGTGAGAGGCAGAGCACAACAGGGCCCATGAGGCCAGCGCCCCTGCCTCCCATAGTGACAGTCCTTGCTTACCTTTGAGAGCAGAAGGAACAcgagcaaggtgacagtataagGTTGCTAATTCTCTGACTACCAATCTCCCAAAACACTGGGCCCCAGACTTTCTCATTTCATACACCTTAAGCCTCAGAGAACTTCCTGAGTGCAGCTTCATGGCAAAGAGCTCTCCTACCTCCAACTTCCAGTCACACTTTCCACTTGAATTCTTCCCTTAGCCATGAACCAGTACCATCTGCACCCTGACTTATCTTTGCCTGCCTGTTTTACTAATGTGGGAGCTTCAAGAaacagcacagactctggaggCAGACAATTCTGGGTTTGAATCCACTTTTCTGCTTTCTACCTGCACAGTCTTGAGCAAGTCGctttacttctctgagcttcagttttctcatctctaaagctCATAATTTTGGCATCTGGCACTTGGAAGATGCTCATTAATTGGTAGGTCCTTTCAGTTTCCAATTGGTGTGTAAAGAATGCCTCAAGGAGCCTGCCCTCCCCTAAAAGCAGTAGGTTAGAGAGtcaaatggaaaatattaataagtgCAGTTGGAGACATGCAGATAAAGGGCTTTGGTAGTTGAGCCAAGTTATAAGGAAGTGGGTGCTGGAAATCATAAGACACCCAGATCATCACAGCTTCATGACTATGAGATAATGATAAGTGAGATAATGATAACAAAAGTTAAAAGCAGGAAATGTTTTGAAAACTTACTCTGTATGGGTATTGTGATAGGTATTCAGTATGTATTGTCTCGTTTAATTCTCATGGCAACTTTGTGGGGTGGGTTTGTGGtggttgttgagtcactaagtcatatctgattctttgggaccccatggactgcagcacaccaggctttcctgtccttctctgtctcctggagtttgctcaaactcatgtccattgagtcagtgatgccatccaaccatctcatcctctgttgccctcttctcctcctgccctcaatctttcccagcatcagggtcttctcccaCAAGTctactcttcgcatcaggtggccaaactattggaacttcagcgtgagcttttccaataaatattcagagttgatttcctctaggattgactggtttgatattatccccactttacaaaagaaattaaggtaacttgctcaaggacacacacacagcctgggaCTCCTGGTGCCAAAGACCATGCTCTTAACAAAACTATCTCTAGTTGCTCTAATCCAACAGGTTGTTTTTCATGTGAGGCTCGGGAGGGGGAAGGGTCTCACCCAAAGTCACTCTAAGTATCTCACCCAACGGCAGGAGTCTTACTCGAATTTTTACATAAAGGAAATAGAATCTGAGCGTCTCTTCGGGGCGTCAAGAAATTAGCAGAGAAATGCagatttaagaaacatttattaagtacttgtATCATTTCAATTCATGCTCAAAATAACTTCCCTTTAGTACTGTACTGATCAGATGGAAAAACAAGCTCAGCAGGATAAATGTAATTTCTCCCAAAATCAATTTAATAAAACAGTGGCATGGTCAGGACTGCACATTCAGGTCCAGAGGCTTCCAGCAGCTTCGTGAATCTAATCCCAATTCTCCGCTTTCTGTGCCCTGGGGTAGTAGGAAAGGACTCTCAAGTTTCCCTAAACCCCGAGTCCGCTCAGAGCGGTGGGTTCTGGGATTCGCAGTATTCCCCGCGATGAGTTTAGACTTCGTGGGCCAATAGAATTCGAGTAGAGACAGCTGTACCCGCCTCCGCTGCCTCCTGGTTGCTCAGGGACTCCTTCCTCAAGCATTAGCCAATGAGAAGCACACGGGTCCTGGTCGCCTGGGAAACCGTGTGACAACAAGATGGCGGCGCCGCGGGTGGTTCTGCGGCCTGCGTGGTGAGTTACAGAAAGGCCCCAGACCTTTCTGCTCGTGGAGTCCCTCTCACATAGGCTGGGGCCCTCACCGCGAGAGCCTCGAGGACATGCGAGCCCCACATCCCGGCCCCTCCAGTAGACTCCCCGCGCCTGGGAGCAGATTCAGGCCGCCGCCTACCACGGCTATGGGCGGAGGCAGGGGGTTGACGACTTCCAGGGAGGGTCTGGTGGTAGAAGTCGCGTGGTGGGCACTTCCAGCTGAGATTTAGGGAATGAAGGTGTGCAGCCTGCTGGCCCGTGTCCGCGCTGGAGAGCACTGGGACCTGTTGGAAGACCAATTTGACTCTCAAAGCTTGAGTCTGAAGAGGCAGGCAGTCTAACCTTTAGTCGCCTCCGGCTTGAGGAGGAATACacagtccccccccccccccaccttactcccccctcccccccagaaAAAACCCAAAGTGAAGGGAATAGACGTGGCTTTGTCCCCAGGATTCCCAATCTGAGGGAGGAGACACAGCCCTTCTTCGCTCAAGAAGTCCCCAGGCTGAAAGAAAGGAATAGCCGTTGTCCTCAGGGGTCTCCTGTGATCACATGGGAAAATTGATCTGGAGACAGTGTGTTGGATTGGCCTGGAGT containing:
- the CD52 gene encoding CAMPATH-1 antigen, coding for MKGFLFLLFTISLLIMIQIQTGVLGNHTISTSKKPRSGSPAFGSLAGGSILFFLTNTLIQLFHLT